A genomic window from Sulfurimonas paralvinellae includes:
- a CDS encoding carboxymuconolactone decarboxylase family protein → MQMPTPEQVLAQMEEKFGHEGVPNSIRLAQGVAPEMLVEQAMSSKMSMQSDTNALDPKTSLLVYFSAALGMKDQSCIDTLTYAALNAGVSKEELLSVVKIVRHAAFSGIVGAAEDVLKIIKEHEDK, encoded by the coding sequence ATGCAAATGCCAACGCCAGAACAAGTTTTAGCACAAATGGAAGAAAAGTTTGGACATGAGGGTGTTCCTAATTCAATTCGTCTAGCACAGGGTGTAGCGCCGGAAATGCTTGTTGAACAGGCAATGAGCTCTAAAATGAGTATGCAGAGTGATACAAATGCACTTGATCCAAAAACCTCTCTTTTGGTCTATTTTTCTGCCGCACTTGGAATGAAAGATCAGTCATGCATTGATACTTTAACATATGCTGCATTAAATGCCGGTGTTTCTAAAGAAGAACTTCTCTCAGTGGTAAAAATAGTGAGACATGCTGCGTTTAGTGGTATCGTCGGTGCAGCAGAAGATGTTCTTAAAATTATCAAAGAACATGAAGATAAATAA